Part of the Methanomicrobia archaeon genome is shown below.
TTAAAACTACTCGAAAATAAAAGCGAATTAGATCGACAAATAGCCGCGATTCCCCAAGGGCAATTACAAAAATTAAATAAAAAAATAGAGTTTATAGAAAAAGTTCGGAATATATTCGAGAAGTCCGTGTCTAGTTTTAGAGAAGAGCAAAAAGATAGAGTTGAAAACACAGCAACGGAGATATTTAGACAGATTCGATCTAAAGAAGACTTCGATCGACTGGAAATAAATAATCGCTATGGTTTAAGTATAATAACAAAGCAAAAGACGGTTCTTAATCGGAGCGAATGGCGCTCTTCGGGAGAAGAACAGCTCGTTGCATTGTCTTTGATAGGGGCTCTTAACAATTGTGCCCAAGTTGAAGCGCCAATTTTTATGGACACACCTTTTGGGAGGTTTGATGTTGAGCACGGAGAACGTGTGCTTAAATACCTCCCTAAAATGTCCAAGCAATTGGTGTTGCTGGTTACTGATAGGGAATTTAGGGAAGGAGATGAAGTTCACCTGAGTGGAAATATAAAAACAGATTTAACCTTAAGGTATAAGGGAGAAGAAGAGGGAAGTATTATACTTCCTACTATCGCAGGAGGGCAGGTATAATGAATGAAGCTTTTGGAAGAGTGATAACAATCCCTGCAAGTGACAATGCTAAAACACAAATGAAACAATTGGTCACTCAAGGGCTATTTAAGGAACAGCGAGATGTCTGGCGTCTCGGTGCAGCTCTAGGAATAGCAAAGGGGAGAACAAAGGAAGTCGGAAAAAGAGAAACATTCCAAAACGTAAATAGCCTAGACCCAGATGGAATTTTTGCTGCTATAATGCTTGGTCTTTATCCCAACTTAAAGCCTGAAGAGAGAGTTAAAAAGTTGGTTGATCATGCAGAATGGGGAATAAACGAGATAGCCCACCAAAATGATATAGGGACACTCGACTTCTACAGTTATGCAGCTGAAATAGAAAAGCGATGAAATCAGATAATATTTAACTGACTTGAATAAACGCACAAATCTAAGAATATGGGGGATAGCGATGAAGCAGAAGCAGATAAAGATAATAGTTGAGAAACACCAGGAGGGCTACGTAGCGTATCCCCGTGGGCTAAAAGGCGTGGTCGTTGGCGAGGGTAATACGTATGAGGAAGCGCTCGCAGATGTAAAATCCGCTATCAAATTCCACATTGAACCCTTTTGGAAAGATAGTTT
Proteins encoded:
- a CDS encoding type II toxin-antitoxin system HicB family antitoxin; its protein translation is MKQKQIKIIVEKHQEGYVAYPRGLKGVVVGEGNTYEEALADVKSAIKFHIEPFWKDSFEFNEVTETFIAEVAG